From the genome of Saccharomyces kudriavzevii IFO 1802 strain IFO1802 genome assembly, chromosome: 16:
GCCAAGAGCGCTGCGACTTTGATCCATAGCACGGAATTGCACAACAGAGTTGACTCGGTGTTGGATGATGTCTTCCAATTGCTATCGTTGTGCTTTTTGACCGTTGGCCTGAAAAATTCTGCACCCGCAACTTATGCGTCCTTGTCGACTGTGGAAAGTCTTTTGGAACATTTGAATGAGTCAAACGTTTTCACTCATCACGATTTGAGTCCTATCAAGGAAAGATTGGACGAAATCAGTAAGATTGTTGAGCAGAAAAACTCTAGTCCTATGTACGAGGAAGATGCGAATGATGCCCGGATAAGAGaaattgataatgaaagaaaacagaataaaattgaagaagatctaTTGCTACGCGCCAAATTAAAGCATTGCAAGGACGAATATGACACACTGGAAAGCAAGctggaagaaattgatcCATCTTTATCCACCGTgatggaaaaattattcCGTATCAGAAGAGGTTTACTATCATTGGTTGCATCCGCCAAGAAGACAATGTCTAAATCCAGTGCCAATATTAATTCTTTGTTACAGGAACATAATGATTTGCAAGCTAATGACAATGATTTAATGGACGATAAACATTTAGTATCTCAAGAGTACgttcatgaaaaattatcagttTTGAAGAACGAACTAAGTGAGTTAGAATCCAACCGTGATGATTCCGGTAAGTTCAAGTCTTTGGAGACCCATGAAGTGACAGAAAAGGGACAAAGTGTCCTTAATGGTCTATTAGACGATTGTCATGATTTAATTAGCGATTTGTCCCATCAAACTAACGGCGGCCTGGCATTGGATCCACACTTGCAGCCAACATATGAACAACTGATTGATATTAAAACTaccttggaaaatttgatgattaCAAGAAGATGGACCTTAAGAGAGACTGACTTGTTCTCTTaccagaaaaaattgaacgaAATTGATAGCAAAAGAATCAATGGTAAGTTCCCTACGAAATCCCAGGACTCAAAAGGTCAGTCAATACTATTATATTTGTTGCGGAGGTGTTACGCCATAATTTATAAGTTGTTGGAAAGTTCAGAACCTGTGTCTGAAGCACTACAACCAATTCATAATCAACTATCTACGGTTCGTCGTTGTCTATTGGAATTGAAGAGAATGGGTGGCgtgaataatgaaagaGAATTATACCCATATCAAATGAAGTTGGCCTCTTTGGACAATCTGAGAACTAATGGTATATTCTACGACTCTGATGGTAACATACCCGAAGGTCAAGGTATACTGAATGCTTTGTTAGCAGAATGTTTTGATATTATGCATGAATTGAAggtggaagctgaagaaagGGCACTGAACCCTAATTCAAGCGATGATTccgatgatgaagataataaagaaTCAGTTGGGTACTCGAACTCAAACGAGAGCGAAAGTGAATCCGAGTATCAACAGGAATagatgatattattttatcTGCGCCTTTGTATATTCATTCCTtagtagaaaaaaaagacaaataaTAACACGAAatacagaaagaaaaaagttattCTCTTATGTCTATGTATATAACAAACCCTGAATGAGCATCtatataaaaatacaaatatataaacaACTTTATATGTCATCCTATatgtcattattattatagtTGAtaggaaagagaaaaagaaaaagaacaacatATACTCATATCTTTGTCCATGCATAACCATTTTTCCCTGTGCGTTA
Proteins encoded in this window:
- the CUB1 gene encoding Cub1p (similar to Saccharomyces cerevisiae YPL260W; ancestral locus Anc_7.125); this translates as MFSSAGQHPQIVPKEEESILNYLLEVRSSLAKLKQNRTQYLNSKDVQTTYQHVLTKVRELDDIRKNSHDTPAKSAATLIHSTELHNRVDSVLDDVFQLLSLCFLTVGLKNSAPATYASLSTVESLLEHLNESNVFTHHDLSPIKERLDEISKIVEQKNSSPMYEEDANDARIREIDNERKQNKIEEDLLLRAKLKHCKDEYDTLESKLEEIDPSLSTVMEKLFRIRRGLLSLVASAKKTMSKSSANINSLLQEHNDLQANDNDLMDDKHLVSQEYVHEKLSVLKNELSELESNRDDSGKFKSLETHEVTEKGQSVLNGLLDDCHDLISDLSHQTNGGLALDPHLQPTYEQLIDIKTTLENLMITRRWTLRETDLFSYQKKLNEIDSKRINGKFPTKSQDSKGQSILLYLLRRCYAIIYKLLESSEPVSEALQPIHNQLSTVRRCLLELKRMGGVNNERELYPYQMKLASLDNLRTNGIFYDSDGNIPEGQGILNALLAECFDIMHELKVEAEERALNPNSSDDSDDEDNKESVGYSNSNESESESEYQQE